A window from Streptomyces sp. NBC_00271 encodes these proteins:
- a CDS encoding response regulator transcription factor — MSPAEGDRETQRILIVDDEPAVREALQRSLAFEGYDTQVAVDGADALEKATAYQPDLVVLDIQMPRMDGLTAARRMRGAGTTTPILMLTARDTVGDRVTGLDAGADDYLVKPFELDELFARVRALLRRSSYAAATVGSPDDDALTFGDLRMDLATREVTRGGRAVELTRTEFTLLEMFLAHPRQVLTREQILKAVWGFDFEPSSNSLDVYVMYLRRKTEAGGEPRLVHTVRGVGYVLRSGGAE, encoded by the coding sequence ATGAGCCCCGCCGAAGGCGACCGTGAAACCCAGCGCATCCTGATCGTCGACGACGAGCCGGCCGTGCGCGAAGCACTTCAGCGCAGCCTCGCCTTCGAGGGATACGACACCCAGGTCGCGGTCGACGGAGCGGACGCGCTGGAGAAGGCGACCGCGTACCAGCCCGACCTGGTCGTCCTGGACATCCAGATGCCCCGGATGGACGGCCTGACGGCCGCCCGCCGGATGCGCGGGGCGGGCACGACGACCCCCATCCTCATGCTGACGGCCCGCGACACCGTGGGCGACCGCGTGACCGGCCTCGACGCGGGCGCGGACGACTACCTGGTCAAGCCGTTCGAGCTGGACGAGCTGTTCGCCCGGGTCCGGGCACTGCTGCGACGCAGTTCCTACGCGGCCGCGACGGTCGGCAGCCCGGACGACGACGCGCTGACCTTCGGCGACCTGCGGATGGACCTCGCGACGCGCGAGGTCACGCGCGGGGGCCGGGCGGTCGAACTGACCCGCACCGAGTTCACCTTGCTGGAGATGTTCCTGGCCCACCCGCGCCAGGTCCTCACCCGCGAGCAGATCCTCAAGGCGGTCTGGGGCTTCGACTTCGAGCCCTCCTCCAACTCCCTCGACGTCTACGTCATGTACCTGCGCCGCAAGACCGAGGCGGGCGGCGAGCCGCGCCTCGTGCACACGGTCCGGGGCGTGGGGTACGTCCTGCGGTCGGGCGGCGCCGAGTGA
- a CDS encoding sensor histidine kinase has translation MRILRRFKSLPIRSRLAMLVAAAVAFGVAAVSVTCWFIVRGKLYDEIDNTLKAQKGPIAYGSFQRAIKNCGKDPKSGSDGPRGRSEYYSQVVQADGTACTFDGSAGTVKVTESDKDEAKNPSWDVTRIRTGTDSEGNDVQVITMPLVVAGEVPGSGPVLVQDASFLVAIPLKSTQATLNDLALVLLLVSGIGVVGAGAAGLAVARAGLRPVDKLTEAVEHVARTEDLSIRIPVEDDSEDEVARLSRSFNSMTSALANSRELQQQLIADAGHELRTPLTSLRTNIELLTRSEETGRPIPPADRKALLSSVKAQMTELAALIGDLQTLSRSDADQSGDRIQVVDLQETVEAALHRARLRGPELTITADLQPWFVRAEPSALERAIVNILDNAVKFSPEGEAIDVILKAGELTVRDHGPGIPSEELPHVFDRFWRSPSARALPGSGLGLSIVARTVQQSGGEVSLQPAQGGGTVATLRLPGAPTPPPRGSIEPPPPQAP, from the coding sequence ATGAGGATCCTGCGCCGGTTCAAATCCCTGCCGATCCGCTCCCGGCTGGCCATGCTGGTCGCGGCGGCGGTGGCGTTCGGGGTGGCAGCGGTCTCGGTGACCTGCTGGTTCATAGTGCGGGGCAAGTTGTACGACGAGATCGACAACACCCTCAAAGCACAGAAGGGACCCATTGCCTACGGATCGTTCCAGCGCGCCATAAAGAACTGCGGCAAGGACCCGAAGAGCGGCAGCGACGGCCCCCGCGGGCGGTCCGAGTACTACTCCCAGGTGGTCCAGGCAGACGGAACCGCCTGTACGTTCGACGGCTCCGCAGGCACGGTGAAGGTCACCGAGAGCGACAAGGACGAGGCCAAGAACCCGAGCTGGGACGTCACCAGAATCCGCACCGGAACCGACAGCGAGGGCAACGACGTCCAGGTGATCACCATGCCACTCGTCGTCGCCGGCGAGGTTCCGGGCAGCGGCCCGGTCCTGGTCCAGGACGCATCCTTCCTCGTGGCCATCCCCCTGAAGAGCACCCAGGCCACCCTCAACGACCTCGCCCTCGTCCTCCTCCTCGTCTCGGGCATCGGAGTCGTCGGCGCCGGAGCCGCCGGCCTGGCGGTCGCCCGCGCGGGCCTGCGCCCGGTCGACAAGCTCACCGAGGCCGTGGAGCACGTGGCGCGCACGGAGGACCTCTCCATCCGTATCCCCGTCGAGGACGACAGCGAGGACGAGGTCGCCCGTCTCTCCCGCTCCTTCAACTCGATGACGTCCGCCCTCGCCAACTCCCGCGAGCTGCAACAGCAGCTGATCGCCGACGCGGGCCACGAGCTGCGTACGCCGCTCACGTCGCTGCGTACGAACATAGAACTCCTCACCCGCAGCGAGGAGACGGGCCGCCCGATCCCCCCGGCGGACCGCAAGGCGCTGCTGTCGTCGGTGAAGGCGCAGATGACGGAGCTGGCGGCGCTGATCGGCGACCTGCAGACGCTGTCGCGTTCGGACGCGGACCAGTCGGGCGACCGCATCCAGGTGGTCGACCTCCAGGAAACGGTCGAGGCGGCCCTCCATCGCGCCCGCCTGCGCGGCCCCGAGCTGACGATCACTGCGGACCTCCAGCCCTGGTTCGTACGGGCGGAGCCGTCCGCGCTGGAGCGGGCGATCGTGAACATCCTCGACAACGCCGTGAAGTTCAGCCCCGAGGGCGAGGCCATCGACGTCATCCTCAAGGCCGGCGAACTGACCGTCCGCGACCACGGCCCCGGCATCCCCTCCGAGGAACTCCCGCACGTCTTCGACCGCTTCTGGCGCTCCCCGTCCGCCCGCGCACTGCCGGGCTCGGGCCTGGGCCTGTCGATCGTGGCCAGGACCGTGCAGCAGTCCGGCGGCGAGGTGTCCCTGCAACCGGCACAGGGCGGCGGAACGGTGGCGACGCTACGACTGCCGGGCGCGCCCACACCGCCCCCCCGAGGCTCCATAGAACCACCGCCTCCACAGGCTCCGTAG